DNA from Camelus dromedarius isolate mCamDro1 chromosome X, mCamDro1.pat, whole genome shotgun sequence:
GAGGAGGCAAAAGTGAGATTTTGGCCCTTGGCCCCTGAGATGCTGTACACAGCTCACCCCccacctgcagcctggcctgtTCTGCAGCCCATCTGGCCCCGGCCCTGTTCCCCTGGAACTCATGGGTGATGACGTGCCCTCCCACCTGCGTGATGTCTGTCTCAGGAAGgctggggggggggaggcagggagggaagcgggggggcgggggggggactGGAAATTGGCTGGGAGGTTGGAGGCCTCTGAGCCCTCGAGTAACAGAACCATAGCTGCTTGGGGCTACACTCTCTGAGAGTCAGAACTCTGGTGACCCTTCAGTTCCTCCcaggcaagagggagagaggagggccctgggggagaagagaaggagcaaACAGTTCCGTAATCTTCTGGAAAGGACCTGGCTACCACTTGAAAGACCTCTGCTGCTCACATCCTCTCTAGTGCACAGCTCTGCGCTGATGGAGAGGATATACCGGTCAGTTTTGCCAGGAGACAGAATGTATGGTGAGTGTGGCCCTTACAGCTCCCAATAGGAGAAGGAACCTGTGGTTGACCCTAAACTCACATCTCAGCCTCAGTGGACCCTTCAGCTAGTTACCTAACCTTCCTTATGGAATCAATTTTCTTATCAAGAAAATGGGCACGATTATAGGACCCCTCTCATAGGATTGTTCTGAGGACTGAGGGAAGTAATATATGGAAGGTTCTCAGCATTCTCAGCATAGGGCCTGGCACTAGCAAATGCTTAGTAAATTTTAGTTCCTGCTATCTGTGGGAGGAGCAGGGGCCTGTAGGAGGCACCTGACCTGGCAAGGTTGCTTCCTCAGACTCTGAGCAGGAAGGTTTTGGAGGATTCACAGTCCTAGAACTAGGGCCAGGCAGGGAGTGGAGTGAGGTTTCACAGGAAATGGTGAGAGCCAGCACCCGAGCTGAAGGTGTGTGCCAAGAACAGGCAGAGGAGGTGTTGAGAAGTTTGCCTTCTTGCCCTCGGAGGGAGGGTTagggaggcagaggagcagggaagCTGCCACATCTGGAAGGGCAGACAATGTAGCCCATTAGGAGAAAGCAGCGTCCCGGCTGGATAATCCCCAAGCCACAGAAAGCACGGAACCTGATTTCTCCCGGTGACTGGCCTCACAGACCATCAGAAGCCATGTCTGCTGTTGTCCTTGTCCTCACCGGCCCCACCTGAGCTTCCCTTCAGCCTTTTGTCACCCTGCCCTGACAGTTCTGGCCACTGTGAGGGACAGGGCGGACCGTGCTGGAGGAGACCATCACAGGACTGCGCATGGGTGGCCGGCAGAGCTCTGTCCCACCAATGCTGATGCCTCCCCTGGTTTCACTGCAAGGCCTTTTTATGCTAGCCAGTCTGTCCAATCAAGGACATGTGCCCCACTAGACTGTAATTCCCATGGAAGCAGGAGCCTGGTCTGTGTCACTTATGACATCTCCAGCCCCCTACGAAGCCTCAGCATGCAGTAGGCATTCAGCAAAttggttggatgaatgaatgaatgcacggaggaatgaatgaatggtgtaTTGGAGGCATGGCGTTTTTTGAGCTGAATCAGGGAGCACTTCTCAGGAAAAATGCAAGCCCTTCCCTGGGGCGAGcctcctcagcctccctgggggcagactgcctcccttctctgccccaaGGGTATCACTGGCCACCCTGCTGGGCCACCTCATGGTTTGGTTTCCTATCCCTAGGGAGCCAGGCTCTGGAGCTGGGCCACAGAGGCTCTGCAGTGTGCCCTGCCAAAGGGCATCACTCCAATCCTTCTCCATAAAGTTATTTGCACAGCATCCTTCCCtttgccctcccttcctcctgcttcagagaaACTCCTTGTTCTGTGCATTTGACACGTTTTGATTGGAAACATCATGGAGTTGTTCATTTGTTAAAGCTGCCTTCCCGTAGTGAGGCCTCATGCTTGCTTCTAACCCCATGGTGTGCTGGGCCACCTCTCTGGCTTGTTTTGGAGGTTGTGTTAGTCATTTAAAGGTGAGGAGGACAACTTGACCACAGGACAAAACTCTAGATAGCTCAGACAGGTGAGGACAAGAATCAGAGTTGCCCAAGGCCTGCCCAGCAAGACTGCAGATTATTGAATTATTATTGAGCCCAACCAGACTCCAGGGCTGCACAGATCCCTGAGTTAGACATGGTGCCTGCCTTCTCCATGGTAACAAGGCTAAATATGGGCGTGTTTCCATGGAGAGCCATACTGCAGCTGCAGCCccgcttcctccaggaagcaccCACACTGGGCTCCTTTCGCATCTCAGGAGGTGGCCAGAGGTGCCACAGACATCAAGAAAGCATATCTTACCTTTGAGGATGTTTGTTTCCAACAAGGGTTCCATTTCCCTCGGCCTGGAATCATCAACATCCCCTCCTCTTGACAGCGAGAAGTTAGGAGAGGTCATGGGTCAGACGGATGAGTCGATGAGGGAAAGTGATGCTGGACCCGATGAGCGTTTGTGCAAGTTAGCCCATCTTCCTCGTGCTCTGCAGAGTGGCCTCACCTGTTACAGGAGGAAAGGGGTGTCTTTGGTTAGAGGGAGACAACTGTAATGACCCTGTGTAAATACACTGCTGTCCCTCTCATCGGACCTCTTTTGGAAGAATGATTGCTGCTATAGGgagttttttaaatgctttccatAATTGGGATGGCCCCCTTCCAATTTCCTAGAGTATTCTAATGTGACAGGGTGCtatctttttcttaaaggaaagtAAGTCTTTGCTGCTCGTTTGAATTTGAACCCATCAAATCTCCGCATATCTTAACTGTCCGGTAGAGCCACGTGGGGTGAAACTTTGTGTCTGTTGAAGGCTAAACATATAGCTGAGTATTCGGCTTCAGAATACTCTGTTTAACCTCACTTGGCTATTTAGTCATTACATCATCTGTGTTTATAGTTTAATCGTCTGTTAAATTGGGGCTGTCCATGCACAGCTGATCATATGGGTGTGTTTGTATATATTAGGAAATATTTataacatgtatgtatatacagagaGATGGGTGTGCTCCCCAGTTAACTAAGATACGGAAACTGAGAAAGATGTGGAGAGAGTTCTTGAGGCTATTATAAGTAGTCTCTGAAGGAAGAGTCATATTGTGTGTTCTGTGTTGCAGGCTGAGTGGCTTCAGAGCCGAGTGATGGACGACCTGCAGTCCCAGAACCTCTCCATGGACATGGCCGACTCCTCTCCCACCTTGACCAATAACAGACTGGAGAATGGCATGGCCCAGCTGATCACCACTgaggcctggaacatcaactccACCGACCTGGTAAAGAAGGCCCTGGTGACCGTGCCGGCCCCATCCATTCTGAACCCCCCGGCCGAGTCCCAGAGCGGCGTGGCCCTGAAGGTGGCGGCCACTGTGCTGCAGCCCCTGTGCCTCggggagagctcagtggtgaTGCCCATTCACATGCAGGTGGAGGGAAGCTCCGCACCCGAGCTCAACCCTAACGGCAATGCCACCTACGTCATGACCACACAGGGCCCCGTGCAGCTGCCAGTGGTGCTGGAGCAGCACGTCTTCCAGCACCTCAACTCCCCCCTGGTCCTGCCGCAGGAGGCCCCGTGTTCCTCCAACGCCATCCACAACAACCTCTTCCAGGGAGCCGAGGACCCCGAGGCCCAGCCGCAGCTCCTGGACCTGAGGATCCCCAGCCAGCCGCAGGAGCCCACCTTGCCGTTTGAAGCTGTGCTCCAGAATCTGTTCCCCTCGCAGGGTGCTCTTGGCCCCCCACCCTGTCCGCCTCCTCCGGGATATGCCCCTGTGCCCCCCCAACCCTTTAACTCCCCACTGTCCCCCCTGGTCCCGCCGGCCACACTCCTGGTGCCCTACCCTGTGATCGTCCCCTTGCCTGTACCggtccccatccccatccccatcccagtGCCTCAGAGTTCTGAATCCAAGTTCAGTTCCAGTTTCCCCAAGCCACCATCTTCCTTCGGCCTGCACCCCTTTAAAGGCACCCAGCCCCCTCTACAAAAGGAGGAACTGAAGCCCTTCGACATCCTCCAGCCGAGGGAGTACTTCCAGCTCAGCCGCCACACAGTCATCAAGATGGGGAGTGAGAACGAGGCCCTGGATCTCTCCATGAAGTCGGTGCCCTGGCTCAAGGCTGGC
Protein-coding regions in this window:
- the RAI2 gene encoding retinoic acid-induced protein 2 isoform X1; this translates as MPVGGGGSGLDKGSCGSDAPSAHTGCVPAPKLLSQSGGRAERKRARSCQMAEWLQSRVMDDLQSQNLSMDMADSSPTLTNNRLENGMAQLITTEAWNINSTDLVKKALVTVPAPSILNPPAESQSGVALKVAATVLQPLCLGESSVVMPIHMQVEGSSAPELNPNGNATYVMTTQGPVQLPVVLEQHVFQHLNSPLVLPQEAPCSSNAIHNNLFQGAEDPEAQPQLLDLRIPSQPQEPTLPFEAVLQNLFPSQGALGPPPCPPPPGYAPVPPQPFNSPLSPLVPPATLLVPYPVIVPLPVPVPIPIPIPVPQSSESKFSSSFPKPPSSFGLHPFKGTQPPLQKEELKPFDILQPREYFQLSRHTVIKMGSENEALDLSMKSVPWLKAGEVSPPICQEDAALDLSLATHRKSGPPPETLYNSSRSVDSPGHTVMEKLPSGVEMPFAPAAPHEASAMMDTHVGGSNTTEQPSQPSQPCQPSGEVKAENNIEIVSESQAAKVIVSVEDTVPTIFCGKIKGLSGVSTKNFSFKREDSMLQGYDIHSQGEESMGNTESLRKPIKNRSIKLKKVNSQEIHMLPIKKQRLATFFPRK
- the RAI2 gene encoding retinoic acid-induced protein 2 isoform X2; this encodes MPVGGGGSGLDKGSCGSDAPSAHTGCVPAPKLLSQSGGRAERKRARSCQMAEWLQSRVMDDLQSQNLSMDMADSSPTLTNNRLENGMAQLITTEAWNINSTDLVEGSSAPELNPNGNATYVMTTQGPVQLPVVLEQHVFQHLNSPLVLPQEAPCSSNAIHNNLFQGAEDPEAQPQLLDLRIPSQPQEPTLPFEAVLQNLFPSQGALGPPPCPPPPGYAPVPPQPFNSPLSPLVPPATLLVPYPVIVPLPVPVPIPIPIPVPQSSESKFSSSFPKPPSSFGLHPFKGTQPPLQKEELKPFDILQPREYFQLSRHTVIKMGSENEALDLSMKSVPWLKAGEVSPPICQEDAALDLSLATHRKSGPPPETLYNSSRSVDSPGHTVMEKLPSGVEMPFAPAAPHEASAMMDTHVGGSNTTEQPSQPSQPCQPSGEVKAENNIEIVSESQAAKVIVSVEDTVPTIFCGKIKGLSGVSTKNFSFKREDSMLQGYDIHSQGEESMGNTESLRKPIKNRSIKLKKVNSQEIHMLPIKKQRLATFFPRK
- the RAI2 gene encoding retinoic acid-induced protein 2 isoform X3, whose translation is MDDLQSQNLSMDMADSSPTLTNNRLENGMAQLITTEAWNINSTDLVKKALVTVPAPSILNPPAESQSGVALKVAATVLQPLCLGESSVVMPIHMQVEGSSAPELNPNGNATYVMTTQGPVQLPVVLEQHVFQHLNSPLVLPQEAPCSSNAIHNNLFQGAEDPEAQPQLLDLRIPSQPQEPTLPFEAVLQNLFPSQGALGPPPCPPPPGYAPVPPQPFNSPLSPLVPPATLLVPYPVIVPLPVPVPIPIPIPVPQSSESKFSSSFPKPPSSFGLHPFKGTQPPLQKEELKPFDILQPREYFQLSRHTVIKMGSENEALDLSMKSVPWLKAGEVSPPICQEDAALDLSLATHRKSGPPPETLYNSSRSVDSPGHTVMEKLPSGVEMPFAPAAPHEASAMMDTHVGGSNTTEQPSQPSQPCQPSGEVKAENNIEIVSESQAAKVIVSVEDTVPTIFCGKIKGLSGVSTKNFSFKREDSMLQGYDIHSQGEESMGNTESLRKPIKNRSIKLKKVNSQEIHMLPIKKQRLATFFPRK